The genomic window CGTTGTCGTTGTGATGAGAATAACCGGTCCAACTAGTGCTAATGCAGAATTTATCATAAGCGCCTTTTCAACCTGATTAGACTTTAAAATAAGCAGAGCGGCAAAAATCTCTATACTCCCGGATAATATCCTAAGACTTGCCATGCCTAGGACAGCTTTTTCAAA from Microaerobacter geothermalis includes these protein-coding regions:
- a CDS encoding YqhV family protein yields the protein MFDLFEKAVLGMASLRILSGSIEIFAALLILKSNQVEKALMINSALALVGPVILITTTTIGVLGLSDKLSYSKLLWIVLGVSLILIGVKK